Proteins from a genomic interval of Zingiber officinale cultivar Zhangliang chromosome 2A, Zo_v1.1, whole genome shotgun sequence:
- the LOC122039745 gene encoding uncharacterized protein LOC122039745, whose amino-acid sequence MTNHYNRRRDQASAPEDRLTSLHNDLLISILSFLPIKQRVALSAVCSRFLRLLPSIPRLDAFRLEVVHPSGGVDISQHFTFPRALIRQCHIVFHKFTYLSKRLEQLLVEDLVEVGVQDLILETAGERLLNLSGKENCGFFGLKSLRSLSLQGISVGCFDGHPHPPPIACTLLSSLKIKHCDLHRNDFLRAFLISCPFLETLHFIYSNECGGNLSIHSASIKHLVLLFTHSTASGTINVRCPNLESLTVDVASELRIEAPKVRNASLLLGLYPATDPLYALMKVLGAAFGINDAWLMLNSNTTPNGLTAGQENYRIFSPEYKEDAVIFNVDFDLKDQSSAMILTQFLKKCNNNKTRFDIRVDAMHIQSTNEMARDDHLLHGSTYVELIKLRMIMPEKTFEKFLSNQKRMEEEIKQTVLQKLKSRTSKEQFKDILVSNESLVQVSSSITNCIEIKF is encoded by the exons ATGACGAACCATTACAATCGCCGGCGTGATCAGGCAAGCGCCCCGGAGGACCGCCTCACTTCTCTCCACAACGACCTTCTCATCTCCATCCTCTCCTTCCTCCCCATCAAGCAGCGCGTCGCCCTCTCCGCCGTCTGCTCCCGCTTCCTCCGCCTCCTCCCCTCCATACCCCGACTCGACGCCTTCCGCCTCGAGGTCGTGCATCCCTCCGGCGGCGTCGACATCAGCCAACATTTTACCTTCCCCCGCGCCCTGATCCGCCAATGCCACATCGTCTTCCACAAGTTCACCTATTTATCCAAACGCCTCGAGCAGCTCCTCGTCGAGGACCTCGTCGAGGTGGGCGTCCAAGATCTCATCCTCGAAACCGCCGGTGAGAGATTGTTGAATCTCAGCGGCAAGGAAAATTGCGGCTTCTTCGGCCTCAAGTCGCTGAGGAGTCTCTCCTTACAAGGAATCTCGGTGGGATGCTTTGATGGCCACCCCCATCCGCCGCCCATCGCTTGCACCCTTCTCAGCTCCCTCAAAATTAAACATTGCGACCTTCATCGGAATGATTTCTTGCGAGCCTTCCTCATCTCTTGCCCTTTCCTCGAGACTCTACATTTCATCTATTCCAACGAATGCGGGGGCAACCTAAGCATCCACTCCGCCTCCATTAAGCATCTAGTCCTATTATTCACACACTCCACCGCCAGCGGCACCATCAACGTCCGCTGCCCAAATCTTGAGTCGCTCACCGTCGACGTCGCCAGTGAGCTGCGCATTGAAGCTCCCAAGGTCCGGAACGCGTCATTACTTCTCGGCCTCTATCCGGCGACAGATCCTCTATATGCATTGATGAAGGTTCTCGGAGCTGCTTTTGGAATCAATGACGCTTGGCTCATGCTGAATTCTAACACAACTCCAAAC GGATTAACAGCAGGACAagaaaattatagaattttttctcCGGAATACAAAGAGGACGCCGTTATTTTCAACGTTGACTTCGATCTTAAAGATCAATCCTCAGCGATGATATTGACTCAGTTTCTTAAGAAATGTAATAACAACAAAACCAGGTTTGATATACGTGTGGATGCTATGCATATACAGAGCACTAATGAAATGGCAAGGGACGATCACTTGCTTCATGGCTCTACATATGTTGAGCTAATTAAATTACGAATGATCATGCCCGAGAAGACGTTTGAAAAGTTTCTTTCGAATCAAAAGAGGATGGAGGAGGAAATAAAGCAGACGGTATTGCAAAAGCTGAAAAGTCGCACCAGTAAAGAGCAATTCAAGGATATATTAGTTTCCAATGAGTCCCTGGTCCAAGTATCCTCGAGTATCACGAATTgtattgaaataaaattttag